Part of the Patescibacteria group bacterium genome is shown below.
CTTTTGGATTTGGTGAAAAGAAAAATGATTACTGTTGATCAGGAAGAATTGTTCAGTGAAATTATCATTACCAAAAAAGAACAGCAACAAGCTTAATAATATTAAAATCAAGCGAATATGTTAAAATCAACCATTGAAAGTTTAATTTTTATCTCCAACCGTCCTTTAACCAAAAAGGAAATATCTGTTATTACTGAGGCAAAAATTGAAGAAGTCGGACAGGTTCTTGAAGAATTGGTTAAAGAATATAATGAGAAAAATGGCGGGATAAAAATAATTCAAGACGGCAAGGAATTTCAAATGGTTACCAATCCGGATAATACAACAATTATTCAAAAATTTTTGAAAGAAGAAGTAACCAGAGAATTGACGCCGGCCTCGCTGGAAACATTGGCGATTGTCGCTTATCGAGGTCCGATCAGCAGGGGAGAATTAGAACAAATCAGAGGAGTCAATTGCGCGATTATTTTGCGAAATCTTTTAATCAGAGGCTTGATCATAGAAAGTGATGCTGATAAAGATTTATCAAGCAAAGATCCGTTGAAATGCGCTTATAATATAAGTTTGGATTTTATTCGCCATTTGGGCATTACGGATATTAAAGATTTGCCAAATTACGAAAAACTTAACAGTCAAATACCATTGCAAACTTTAGCCGGCGAAGAACAACTGAATAAAAATCCGGAGCCTCCGCAGGAGTCAAGTGAAGAAACTTTATAGTTTTTAAGTAGAGAGCTATCAGCCCCTCACATGAAAATTATTGTCTTTTCCGAGTGAGTGCGGGCGACACAGGAGATTAATAATTTTGATAATTTTCATGTGAGGGGCCCTCATAGTTTAACTCCGACGCCTTAAAGGGTCGGAGTCCCGACCTCCAGAGCGTCGGGGCGGATAGAAAAATTTATTTTTTTTAGTAATTAGTCATTAGTAATTTGTAATTTGTTTTTCCGCCCTCATAGTTTAATGGATAGAACGTAGCCCTCCGAAGGCTGAAATGCAGGTTCGATTCCTGCTGAGGGCATTTGAAAAAACCAGCCAAAGTCCTCGGCATGCCGATGGCGGAATTATTTAAATAATATTATGGCTAGAAAATCATCAATTAAAAATCTTAAGAAAGCGAGAAAAGCAAAGAATGACGAGTTTTATACTCAGTATATTGATATTCAAAAAGAGATTGAAAAATACCTGGATTATAATTCTGATACTTTTCGCAGCAAGGCAGTGTATTGCAATTGCGACGATCCGTTTGAGAGCAATTTCTTTCGCTATTTCGTGCTCAATTTCAACAAGCTTGGATTAAAACAGCTCATTACTACGAGCTACAAGCCTTCGCCCGTAGCGAACACGCAGCTAGGGTTGTTTGGGGATGATAAAACTCTTACAAAATCAAAAAGCCTGCCTGCCGGTAGGCAGGGCCGTGCTAAAATAACCGCCAACAAATTTATTATCAACGAAGTGCGTGATATAGACAACGATGGTGAGTTTAACTTGGAAGATATTGCCAAACAGTTAAAGGTAAACAAAAATAATGAATGGGCGCCATTAGAAGGTGATGGTGATTTTCGTAGCGATGAATGTGTAGAACTACTCAAGCAATCCGATATAGTAGTAACCAACCCACCCTTTAGTTTGTTTCGTGAATATTTTAGACAACTTTTTGATTATAAAAAAAAGTTTTTGATTATCGGCAATATCAACTGCCTAACCTATAGAGAAATATTTCAAAAAATTAAAGAAAATATAGCATGGCTTGGTAATGGAATGGGGAGATGGATTTCTGGATTTATTGTTCCCGAATCCTACGACTTATACGGATCAGAGGCTCGGATAGATAAAAATGGAAACAGAATTGTAGCCACCAATAATTGTTTATGGCTAACTAATCTTGATCACGGTCGCCGCCACCAGCCATTACCGCTTATGACAATGGAAGAAAATTTGAAATACAGCAAACATAAAGAAATTAAAGGTAAAAAAGCGTATGATAAATATGACAATTATGATGCGATTGAAATACCTTTTACCGATGCAATTCCAAGCGATTATAAAGGCGTAATGGGTGTGCCAGTTACATTTCTTGATAAATATAATCCCAAACAGTTTGAAATATTGGGAAATTCTAATGTGCGAGGAGAGCGAGAACATTTAATGAACAAGGTAAAATCCGCAACGGATTGTACTTATATAAACGGAAAACCGCAATATGCTCGTATATTAATAAAACATAAGAAAAAATAATTTTTTAAATTTTAATTTTTTAAAATGGAAATAGCACTACCAAATCAAATTTATGGTGATAAAAAAATCATAATAGATGACTCAAAATCTGTTTTTGTTTTTATTGGTGCTAATGGCTCAGGCAAATCAAAACTAATGGATCAAATAAAGGCACATATGACACAACAAACGAAAATAATTTCTGATGGGATTAATTCAGTTCCTCCTATTAATACCATTGATGAGGAGAGCGTAAAACAAAATTCTTGGGGGAATAAAGTAGTTGAT
Proteins encoded:
- a CDS encoding adenine-specific methyltransferase EcoRI family protein, whose product is MARKSSIKNLKKARKAKNDEFYTQYIDIQKEIEKYLDYNSDTFRSKAVYCNCDDPFESNFFRYFVLNFNKLGLKQLITTSYKPSPVANTQLGLFGDDKTLTKSKSLPAGRQGRAKITANKFIINEVRDIDNDGEFNLEDIAKQLKVNKNNEWAPLEGDGDFRSDECVELLKQSDIVVTNPPFSLFREYFRQLFDYKKKFLIIGNINCLTYREIFQKIKENIAWLGNGMGRWISGFIVPESYDLYGSEARIDKNGNRIVATNNCLWLTNLDHGRRHQPLPLMTMEENLKYSKHKEIKGKKAYDKYDNYDAIEIPFTDAIPSDYKGVMGVPVTFLDKYNPKQFEILGNSNVRGEREHLMNKVKSATDCTYINGKPQYARILIKHKKK
- the scpB gene encoding SMC-Scp complex subunit ScpB; protein product: MLKSTIESLIFISNRPLTKKEISVITEAKIEEVGQVLEELVKEYNEKNGGIKIIQDGKEFQMVTNPDNTTIIQKFLKEEVTRELTPASLETLAIVAYRGPISRGELEQIRGVNCAIILRNLLIRGLIIESDADKDLSSKDPLKCAYNISLDFIRHLGITDIKDLPNYEKLNSQIPLQTLAGEEQLNKNPEPPQESSEETL